In Planctomycetota bacterium, the genomic window AGAACGTAATCCTCAGAAAGTCTGCCAAAGGGCGACGGCGGGGCACGAGACTCATTGCCACGATGCGCGGTCGGGCGACCAAACGCCTGTCCACCAACGAGATCATGGCCTTGACGCGGGGCGAGTGATGGCCGAGATGATGGTGGACGCCAACGTCCTCTTGGAT contains:
- a CDS encoding AbrB/MazE/SpoVT family DNA-binding domain-containing protein codes for the protein MTIPISIRRKAGLLPNTDVEFVVSGKNVILRKSAKGRRRGTRLIATMRGRATKRLSTNEIMALTRGE